GGGAAAACGGCGCCTACCTGCCGGATTCCGCCGCGCTGCAGACCTACCGCGTGATGGCGCCGATGGCCTACACCAAGGTGAAACACATCATCGAGAAGAACGTCACCAGCGGCCTGATCTACCTGCCGTCCAGCGTGCGCGACATGAACAACCCGGAGATCGACAAGTACCTGGCGCGCTACGTGCGCGGATCGGACGGCATGGATCACGTCGAACGCATCAAGATCCTCAAGCTGATGTGGGATGCGATCGGCAGCGAATTCGGCGGCCGTCACGAGCTGTATGAGATCAACTACGCCGGCAGCCAGGATGAGATCCGCCTGCAGTGCCTGCGCCACGCGCAGGGATCCGGCAACATGGATCGCATGATGCAGATGGTCGACAAGTGCCTGGCCGATTACGATCAGCACGGCTGGAAGGTGCCGCACCTGCGGAACAATGACGATATTAATCAGTTGGATAATCTGCTGAAGTAATTCAGGAGGAGGTTGTATGTCTCAGGAAAATGAACAGCGGTTGCGCTTTCGCGACGCGATGGCCAGCCTGTCGGCGGCGGTGAATATCGTCACCACCGACGGCCCGGCGGGGCGCTGCGGCATCACCGCCACGGCGGTGTGCTCGGTAACCGATACGCCGCCGACGCTGCTGGTGTGCATCAACCGCAACAGCGCGATGAACCCGGTATTTCAGGAAAATCGCAGGCTGTGCGTCAACGTGCTCAACCACGAACAGGAACTGATGGCGCGCCACTTCGCCGGCATGACCGGCGTCAGCATGGAAGATCGTTTCCGGTTGGAAGAGTGGCAGCTTGGCGCGCTGGGGCAGCCTGTATTGCGCAATACCCTGGCCAGCCTGGAAGGGGAGATCGAGCAGATCCAGAGCATCGGCACCCACCAGATGTACCTGGTGCAGATCAAGCAGATCGCGCTGAGCGAAGCCGGCAACGGCCTGATCTACTTCAAGCGCAACTTCCATTCGGTGATCCACCAGATGGCGGTGCCGGCCTGAGGCGTGGGGGGGCCGTTGGCTGCGCCCCTCATCTCAACTCTTGTTGGCCGCCAGATCGCTCACCAGACGGTTGACCGGATCGCTCATGTTGGTGAACTTGCTCAGCTCCGAGCGGGTCACCACCACGAACACCCCGACGTTTTTCGCCGGGATCATCGCCATGTAGGTAATGAATCCGCCGCCGCCGCCGGTCTTCTGAATGATGCCCGGCAGCCCGTCCTTCGGCGCCATATACACCCAGCCCAATCCCAATGCATCCGCTTGCCCCGGCACGTCCATGCCCTTCAGCGACACCAGATCGTGGCGCTGGAAGTACATGGTTTGCTCGCTGGCGGCGGTGGCTTTGCGCGGGCCGCTGGCGCTGGAGGAGAGGAACTGCTGCATCCAGCGCTGCATGTCGCGCGGGGTGGAGTAGACGCCGCCGCTGCCGGCCGCGGCGGTGGTGTCGCGACAGGCGCTCGGGCCGGCCGCCGCCACCATCAGGCGCGAGCATTGTTCGGGGCTCGGCGTCAACGTGGTGTCGACCATGCCGAGCGGCGCGGTGATTTTCTCTTTCAGCAGCGCGCTGTAAGGCTTGCCCGCGGCGCGCGACAGCGCGTCGGCCAGCAGATCGTACGCCAGGTTGGAATACGCGGCGCGCACGCCCGGCGGCACCGTGACGTTGGCATGCGCCAGCCACTGCCAGCGCTGAGCCTTGGTCGGCCAGGTGAACACCGGCGTTTTCGGCGGCTTCTTGCCCGGCTGCTCGCGCGGCAGCGCGCTGGTGTGGGTGGCCAGGTTCAATAACGTGATCGGCTGGCCGGCGTTGTAAGACGGCACATAGGCGCCCTTGGGAGCGTACTTGCGCAGCGGGTCGGTCAGCTTGACCTGGCCTGCCGCCGCCATTTTCACCATCACTTCGCTGGTCATCAGCTTGGTGATCGAGGCGATGCGGATCAGCGAATCCGGGCGCGGGCGCAGGTTGTTGCCGGGCTTGGTGTCGCCGAAGCTGCGGTTAACCACCTGATTGCCGTCGATCACCACCAGCGCCATGCCGGTGGCGCCGCTGTTGTAGAAAATATGTTCGGCATACTGGTCGACGATTTGCGAAGCCAGCTGCGGGGGCGCGGCCTGCACGGCCAGCGGCGCGGCGCACAGGCCCAGCGCCAGCAATAAAGCGGAGACAGAGTTCTTCAACGGTCGTTATCCATTTAACAATGCAGCGGGAAAGGGCGTAATCCATCGCCCAGTGTAATGCGCCCGCCCCCCCGCTGCATGTAGAAAAAAGAGCGGTGGCGATAAAATTTTTTAACCGCCGGCGGCTTACTGCGCGCGGGCGAAAATGGCGATCACTTCATCCAGGTGCGCCTTCATCGCTTTGCGGGCGCCGCGCACGTCGCGCGCTTCGATCGCCGCCAGGATCGCCCGGTGTTCCAGCTCGGAGCGGTGCGGCATGTCGTCCGGCGTATAGTGGCGCTGCAGCACGCGGAACATGCTGCCGTAGCGGTGGCCGAGCAGATGGCCGATGATGAACGCGTAAGCCGGGTTGCCGCTGGCTTGGGCGATGCGGATGTGGAACAGCCGATCGCCGGGGTGGGTGGCGGAGCCGGCGCGGTTATCGCGGCAGTTCTGCTCATAGGCGGCGCGGATGCCTGCCAGCTCCTCGTCGGTGGCGTGGCGCGCGGCCAGCGCGGCGGTCTCCGGTTCAATCAGCAGGCGGGTTTGCAGCAGTGAAAACGGCGGCAGCTCGGCGTTGAAATCCAGCTCGATATTCAGTTCGTCGTCGATCTCCGCCCACTGGTTGCGGCCGGCCTGGGCCATCACCGATTCCTGCGACGTTGGCGGCGGCGTTTGCGAACGCACGATCACCCCGTTGCCCACCTTGACGTCCACCAGGCCGATCACTTCCAACGCGATCAGCGCCTCGCGCACCGACGCGCGGCTGACCTGCAACTGCTGGGCAAGATCGCGCTCCGAGGGCAGGCGGCTGCCAGGCGGAAATTCGTTATTCTCGATAAGACGTTTGAGCTGGTCGGCTATCTGTCTGTAAATCCTTGGGTTTTCCAGTCGGGTAATCGGCATTTTTGACCTTTGACGATTCGGCGTTCAGTGATTTGGCGCACAATTATGCGACAAGGCGCTTGAGTAATCGTTATTCAAGTGTAAAAAAATGGTTAATTGAAATGTGGTTTCAAGGCTGTTTTATTAACTTCTTCCCCCAACGATAACGCGTAAAGCGTCTTTTGTCATGTTAGAGGCCTGACCTTTAATCGCCTTTAGTGGCCTGACCATTAGACCTTTAGGCCGAGGAGTCAAGATGGATTTAACCGGGAAACGCGTACTGATCACCGCCGCCGGGCAAGGGATCGGTTTTACCACCGCCAGGCTGTTCGCCGCCGCCGGTGCCGAGGTGATCGCCAGCGACATCAACCTCGAGCGCCTGCAGGGCTGCGCCGGGATCCGCGCGCTGGCGCTGAGCGTCACCGATCCGGCCGCCATCGCGGCGGCGGCGGAGGCGATCGGCCCGATCGATGTGCTGTTCAACTGCGCAGGCGTGGTGCACAGCGGATCGATCCTCGATTGCAGCGAAGATCAGTGGGCGTTCGCGCTCGATCTCAACGTGACCGCGATGTTCCGCATGATCCGCGCTTTCCTGCCGGGCATGTTGGCG
Above is a window of Serratia nematodiphila DZ0503SBS1 DNA encoding:
- the hpaC gene encoding 4-hydroxyphenylacetate 3-monooxygenase, reductase component is translated as MSQENEQRLRFRDAMASLSAAVNIVTTDGPAGRCGITATAVCSVTDTPPTLLVCINRNSAMNPVFQENRRLCVNVLNHEQELMARHFAGMTGVSMEDRFRLEEWQLGALGQPVLRNTLASLEGEIEQIQSIGTHQMYLVQIKQIALSEAGNGLIYFKRNFHSVIHQMAVPA
- the ampH gene encoding D-alanyl-D-alanine-carboxypeptidase/endopeptidase AmpH, with the protein product MKNSVSALLLALGLCAAPLAVQAAPPQLASQIVDQYAEHIFYNSGATGMALVVIDGNQVVNRSFGDTKPGNNLRPRPDSLIRIASITKLMTSEVMVKMAAAGQVKLTDPLRKYAPKGAYVPSYNAGQPITLLNLATHTSALPREQPGKKPPKTPVFTWPTKAQRWQWLAHANVTVPPGVRAAYSNLAYDLLADALSRAAGKPYSALLKEKITAPLGMVDTTLTPSPEQCSRLMVAAAGPSACRDTTAAAGSGGVYSTPRDMQRWMQQFLSSSASGPRKATAASEQTMYFQRHDLVSLKGMDVPGQADALGLGWVYMAPKDGLPGIIQKTGGGGGFITYMAMIPAKNVGVFVVVTRSELSKFTNMSDPVNRLVSDLAANKS
- a CDS encoding FadR/GntR family transcriptional regulator encodes the protein MPITRLENPRIYRQIADQLKRLIENNEFPPGSRLPSERDLAQQLQVSRASVREALIALEVIGLVDVKVGNGVIVRSQTPPPTSQESVMAQAGRNQWAEIDDELNIELDFNAELPPFSLLQTRLLIEPETAALAARHATDEELAGIRAAYEQNCRDNRAGSATHPGDRLFHIRIAQASGNPAYAFIIGHLLGHRYGSMFRVLQRHYTPDDMPHRSELEHRAILAAIEARDVRGARKAMKAHLDEVIAIFARAQ